One window of Sinorhizobium numidicum genomic DNA carries:
- a CDS encoding sugar-binding transcriptional regulator: MARRAETNNRLDDAARAGWLYYVAGRTQDEIASIMGISRQSAQRLVSLAMAERLIKVRLDHPIAACLEAAARLKDKYELKHVDIVPSDPGSMSTTVGIAEAGAAEIERWLKSTDPVVLAIGTGRTLKAAIDQLPSMECPQHRIVSLTGNIRLDGSAAYYNVIFSMADAIKARHFPMPLPVLVSSAEEREVLHNQSLVKIALQLGAEANAAFVGVGELGPDAPLCEDGFLARDEMARLTAAGAAGEICGWMFDHEGELLTGSINERVASVPLPPRDRASVIGIAKGRRKYEALRAALKGRIINGLITDETTADYLLGA; the protein is encoded by the coding sequence ATGGCGCGCAGGGCGGAAACCAACAACAGGCTCGACGATGCCGCCCGCGCGGGTTGGCTGTATTATGTCGCAGGCCGGACGCAGGACGAGATCGCCTCGATCATGGGCATTTCGCGACAGTCGGCGCAGCGCCTCGTTTCCCTTGCCATGGCCGAGCGGTTGATCAAGGTGCGGCTCGATCATCCGATTGCCGCCTGCCTCGAGGCGGCGGCCCGGCTCAAGGACAAATACGAGCTGAAGCATGTCGATATCGTGCCGAGCGACCCGGGCTCGATGTCGACAACGGTCGGTATCGCGGAGGCCGGTGCAGCTGAGATCGAGCGCTGGCTGAAATCGACGGACCCCGTCGTGCTTGCCATCGGAACGGGGCGGACGCTGAAGGCGGCGATCGACCAACTGCCTTCCATGGAATGCCCGCAACACCGCATCGTCTCTCTGACCGGCAACATCAGGCTCGATGGTTCGGCAGCCTACTACAACGTCATCTTCAGCATGGCGGACGCAATCAAGGCGCGGCATTTTCCCATGCCCTTGCCGGTTCTCGTCTCGTCGGCTGAAGAGCGGGAAGTGCTTCACAATCAGAGTCTCGTAAAAATTGCCCTGCAACTCGGCGCGGAGGCCAATGCCGCCTTCGTCGGCGTCGGCGAGCTGGGTCCCGACGCGCCGCTCTGCGAGGACGGGTTTCTGGCGCGAGACGAAATGGCACGGCTGACGGCTGCCGGTGCCGCCGGGGAGATCTGCGGGTGGATGTTCGATCATGAGGGCGAACTGCTGACCGGCAGCATCAACGAACGCGTCGCCTCCGTTCCGCTGCCGCCCCGCGACCGGGCTTCGGTCATCGGCATTGCCAAAGGCCGGCGCAAATATGAGGCGCTCAGGGCGGCCCTCAAGGGCAGGATCATCAACGGGCTGATCACCGACGAAACCACGGCCGATTATCTGCTCGGCGCTTGA
- a CDS encoding LysR family transcriptional regulator — MERFTGISVFVEVADAGGFSAAAERLNLSRSAVGKTVARLEQRLGVRLFHRTTRAQSLTDEGQLFYEGCQKALGEIRTAEALLESGRQEIRGRLRISMPVLFGRKCVTPLLVDLLRAHPRLQLDLSFNDRIVDLLDEGFDLAIRNGSVGNDSGLMTRTIAEQRMTVCASPAYLAERGAPKTLADLAAHDAVVYSRGEQRPWSFPSNGDAAETVLPKTRLRLDDLAAIADAAVDGLGLAWLPCWLVRERVQRGELVRVLTDRPALIFKAYAVWPRTQHMLPKLRVVIDRLAAGLPRIME; from the coding sequence ATGGAGCGTTTCACCGGCATTTCGGTATTTGTGGAAGTCGCCGATGCCGGCGGCTTCTCGGCAGCCGCGGAGCGGCTCAACCTTTCGCGATCGGCGGTCGGCAAGACGGTGGCCCGGCTTGAGCAACGGCTCGGCGTCCGGCTCTTTCATCGCACCACACGAGCGCAGAGCCTCACCGATGAAGGGCAGCTCTTCTACGAGGGTTGCCAAAAGGCGCTTGGTGAAATCAGGACCGCGGAAGCGCTTCTCGAATCCGGCAGGCAGGAAATTCGCGGCCGGCTGCGCATTTCGATGCCGGTCCTCTTCGGCCGCAAATGCGTAACGCCGCTGCTTGTCGATCTGCTTCGCGCTCACCCGCGTCTGCAACTCGATCTTTCCTTCAACGACCGCATCGTCGATCTGCTCGATGAAGGCTTCGATCTCGCGATCCGCAATGGCTCGGTCGGCAATGATTCCGGGCTGATGACGCGGACGATCGCGGAACAGCGCATGACGGTTTGCGCCTCTCCCGCCTATCTCGCTGAACGTGGCGCGCCAAAGACGCTTGCCGATCTCGCGGCACATGACGCGGTGGTCTACAGCCGAGGCGAGCAGCGTCCTTGGTCCTTTCCGTCGAACGGCGATGCCGCGGAGACCGTTCTGCCGAAAACGCGCCTGCGGCTCGACGATCTGGCCGCCATCGCCGATGCTGCCGTCGACGGCCTCGGCCTTGCCTGGCTGCCCTGCTGGCTGGTGCGCGAACGAGTGCAGCGCGGCGAGCTCGTTCGCGTGCTGACCGATCGGCCCGCTCTGATCTTCAAGGCGTACGCCGTCTGGCCTCGAACGCAGCACATGCTGCCGAAGCTGCGCGTCGTGATCGACCGGCTCGCTGCGGGCCTGCCGCGCATTATGGAGTAG
- a CDS encoding TetR family transcriptional regulator C-terminal domain-containing protein, whose protein sequence is MVLPRAARTQRRTRIQEEKEEQILEAALEVFSANGFRGSTIDQIAEVAGMSKPNLLYYFRTKEAMHRALIDRVLDTWLDPLREFNAEGNPVAEIRSYIRRKLEMARDFPRESRLFANEVLQGAPHIEDELKGPLKQLVDEKAEVIRTWAKAGKIAKCDPYHLIFSIWSTTQHYADFDVQVRAVLGQENAGDGRFEDAARFLERLFVDGLQVREQPLSENLD, encoded by the coding sequence ATGGTACTTCCAAGAGCGGCCAGGACTCAGAGACGTACACGAATCCAGGAGGAGAAGGAGGAGCAGATTCTCGAAGCGGCACTGGAGGTCTTTTCGGCGAACGGCTTCCGCGGCTCGACCATCGATCAGATCGCGGAAGTGGCAGGTATGTCGAAGCCGAACCTGCTCTATTATTTTCGCACCAAGGAGGCGATGCACCGGGCGTTGATCGACCGCGTACTCGACACCTGGCTCGATCCTTTGCGCGAGTTCAACGCCGAGGGCAATCCGGTCGCCGAAATCCGCAGTTATATCCGGCGCAAGCTCGAGATGGCCCGCGATTTTCCCCGCGAGAGCCGGCTCTTCGCCAATGAAGTCCTGCAGGGTGCTCCCCACATAGAGGACGAACTCAAGGGCCCACTGAAGCAACTGGTCGACGAGAAGGCCGAGGTCATCCGCACCTGGGCCAAGGCGGGCAAGATCGCCAAGTGCGATCCCTATCACCTGATCTTCTCGATCTGGTCGACGACGCAGCACTATGCCGATTTCGACGTGCAGGTGCGCGCCGTGCTGGGCCAGGAGAATGCGGGCGACGGACGCTTCGAGGATGCCGCGCGCTTTCTGGAGCGCCTGTTCGTCGATGGCCTGCAAGTACGCGAGCAGCCGTTATCGGAGAATTTGGATTAG
- a CDS encoding NAD(P)-dependent oxidoreductase, which produces MGTTQSGILGGRLPLAEYETNFSDLHPPLDKHEALVAADRCYFCHDAPCMTACPTSIDIPLFIRQISTGNPIGSAKTIFDQNILGGMCARVCPTETLCEQACVRNTAEERPVEIGRLQRYATDVAMRENKQFYTRAASSGRRVAVVGAGPAGLACAHRLAVNGHDVVIYDAREKSGGLNEYGIAAYKSVDDFAQKEVDYVLSIGGIEIRHGQALGRDFSLPDLTEQYDAVFLGLGLAGVNALRIEGENAEGFEDAVDFIAALRQSKTKADIPVGRRVVVLGGGMTAIDAAVQAKLLGAKEVTICYRRGKEHMNASEFEQDLAASKGVTIRHWLQPKRIAVKDGRVAGIELEYTTIEDGKLTATGETGIIAADQIFKAIGQTFEASELGALQLQGGRIVTDAGGRTSIANVWAGGDCVLGGEDLTVSAVAMGRDAAESINRAFAAVAPLASAVA; this is translated from the coding sequence ATGGGAACGACGCAATCTGGGATCCTCGGCGGCAGGCTGCCGCTCGCGGAATACGAAACCAATTTCTCCGATCTGCATCCGCCGCTCGACAAGCACGAGGCCCTGGTCGCCGCCGACCGCTGCTATTTCTGTCATGACGCGCCCTGCATGACGGCCTGTCCCACCTCCATCGATATCCCGCTGTTCATCCGGCAGATATCGACTGGCAATCCGATCGGCTCGGCGAAGACGATCTTCGACCAGAATATACTCGGCGGCATGTGCGCCCGCGTCTGTCCCACCGAAACGCTCTGCGAGCAGGCCTGCGTCCGCAATACGGCGGAGGAGCGCCCGGTCGAGATCGGTCGGCTGCAGCGTTATGCGACCGACGTCGCGATGAGAGAGAACAAGCAGTTCTACACGCGTGCCGCCTCTTCCGGTCGCAGGGTTGCTGTCGTCGGCGCCGGTCCGGCAGGCCTTGCCTGCGCCCATCGGCTGGCCGTCAACGGCCACGATGTCGTCATCTATGATGCCCGTGAAAAATCCGGCGGCCTCAATGAATACGGCATCGCCGCCTACAAGTCGGTCGACGATTTCGCACAGAAGGAAGTCGACTACGTTCTGTCGATCGGCGGCATCGAGATACGCCACGGCCAGGCGCTCGGCCGCGACTTCTCGCTCCCCGACCTGACGGAACAATATGACGCCGTGTTCCTCGGCCTCGGCCTTGCCGGCGTCAACGCGCTCCGGATCGAAGGCGAGAATGCCGAAGGCTTTGAGGACGCGGTCGATTTTATTGCCGCACTCCGCCAGTCGAAGACCAAGGCCGATATTCCCGTCGGCCGTCGCGTTGTCGTGCTCGGCGGCGGCATGACCGCGATCGACGCGGCCGTTCAGGCAAAGCTGCTCGGGGCCAAGGAGGTGACGATCTGCTATCGCCGCGGCAAGGAGCACATGAACGCCTCCGAGTTCGAGCAGGACCTTGCGGCCTCCAAGGGCGTCACCATCCGCCACTGGCTGCAGCCGAAGCGCATTGCCGTAAAGGACGGCAGGGTCGCCGGCATCGAACTCGAATACACGACGATCGAAGACGGCAAGCTGACGGCGACCGGCGAAACGGGTATCATCGCAGCCGACCAGATCTTCAAGGCAATCGGCCAGACCTTCGAGGCTTCCGAACTTGGAGCTTTGCAGCTTCAAGGCGGACGCATCGTCACCGATGCCGGAGGCCGCACCTCGATCGCCAATGTCTGGGCGGGTGGCGATTGCGTGCTTGGCGGAGAGGACCTCACGGTTTCCGCCGTTGCCATGGGCCGCGATGCCGCCGAATCGATCAACCGGGCTTTCGCCGCGGTAGCCCCGCTGGCGAGCGCCGTTGCTTGA
- a CDS encoding zinc-dependent alcohol dehydrogenase family protein produces MSKWMRAWSTETVGPHNLKIAERRVPEVGDGEILVRTTAVSLNYRDKLVLETGMGLDLTFPFVPASDMSGMVEAVGKNVRRFKVGERVISTFAPGWLDGLRPGNGRTPSYVTLGGVLPGVMSEYVAFPEDWFVAAPISLDAAEASTLPCAGLTAWFALIEKGHLRAGDRVVVQGTGGVALFGLQIAKASGAEVIVTSGSEEKLERALALGAGHGINRLTEDWVERVYALTDDHGADHIFEIAGGTGLGQSLKAVAADGRISVIGVLEGFEISGPVAPLLLKSPVLQGISVGHRRALEDLVGAIDRAGLKPVIDKRYKFGEFREALAHLDRGPFGKVVIEF; encoded by the coding sequence ATGTCAAAATGGATGAGAGCATGGAGCACGGAAACAGTCGGACCGCACAATCTGAAGATTGCGGAACGCCGGGTGCCGGAAGTCGGCGACGGCGAGATCCTGGTGCGCACGACAGCCGTGTCGCTCAACTACCGCGACAAGCTGGTGCTTGAAACCGGCATGGGCTTGGATCTGACCTTTCCCTTCGTGCCGGCTTCCGACATGAGCGGCATGGTCGAAGCGGTTGGCAAGAACGTTCGGCGATTCAAGGTCGGGGAGCGCGTGATATCGACCTTTGCCCCCGGCTGGCTCGACGGTTTGCGGCCCGGAAACGGCAGGACGCCCTCTTATGTCACGCTCGGCGGCGTGCTCCCGGGCGTCATGTCCGAATATGTCGCCTTTCCCGAAGATTGGTTCGTCGCGGCGCCCATAAGCCTCGATGCCGCTGAGGCCAGCACTTTGCCATGCGCCGGCCTCACGGCTTGGTTTGCGCTCATTGAGAAGGGGCACTTAAGGGCCGGCGACCGCGTCGTCGTGCAGGGCACGGGCGGGGTCGCGCTTTTCGGTCTGCAGATCGCCAAGGCGAGCGGCGCCGAAGTGATCGTGACCTCAGGTAGTGAGGAAAAGCTTGAGCGCGCGCTGGCACTCGGCGCTGGCCATGGCATCAACCGTCTGACGGAGGACTGGGTGGAGCGTGTCTATGCGCTGACCGACGACCACGGCGCCGATCACATTTTCGAAATCGCCGGCGGCACCGGTCTCGGCCAATCGCTGAAGGCAGTCGCGGCGGATGGGCGCATCTCGGTGATCGGCGTTTTGGAAGGTTTCGAGATTTCGGGACCGGTTGCGCCGCTGCTTTTGAAATCGCCGGTGCTGCAGGGCATCAGCGTCGGGCACCGCCGGGCGCTCGAAGATCTGGTCGGCGCGATCGACCGGGCCGGATTGAAACCGGTCATCGACAAGAGATACAAGTTTGGCGAATTCCGCGAGGCGCTCGCGCATCTCGATCGTGGACCCTTCGGCAAGGTGGTGATCGAATTCTAG
- the preA gene encoding NAD-dependent dihydropyrimidine dehydrogenase subunit PreA — translation MADLRNNFVGIKSPNPFWLASAPPTDKAYNVERAFKAGWGGVVWKTLGEEGPPVVNVNGPRYGAIWGADRRLLGLNNIELITDRDLYVNLREMKQVKMNWPDRALIASIMVPCEENAWKAILPLVEETGADGIELNFGCPHGMSERGMGSAVGQVPEYIEMVVRWCKQYTRMPVITKLTPNITDIRKPARAAKAGGTDAVSLINTINSITAVNLDTFSPEPSIDGRGSHGGYCGPAVKPIALNMVAEIARDPETYGLPISGIGGITTWRDAAEFLALGAGNVQVCTAAMTYGFKIVQEMITGLSDWMDAKGHRTLDDITGRAVPNVTDWQYLNLNYVAKAKIDQDACIKCGRCHIACEDTSHQAITQFVNGVRHFEVIEEECVGCNLCVNVCPVENCITMEPLAAGTIDKRTGKPVDPNYANWTTHPNNPMARQAAE, via the coding sequence ATGGCTGATCTTCGCAACAATTTTGTCGGCATCAAATCCCCGAACCCGTTCTGGCTCGCCTCGGCGCCGCCGACGGACAAGGCCTATAACGTCGAGCGCGCCTTCAAGGCCGGCTGGGGTGGCGTCGTCTGGAAGACGCTCGGCGAGGAAGGACCGCCGGTCGTCAACGTCAACGGCCCGCGCTACGGCGCGATCTGGGGCGCGGACCGGCGGCTGCTGGGCTTAAACAATATCGAGCTCATCACCGACCGCGATCTCTACGTGAACCTGCGCGAGATGAAGCAGGTGAAGATGAACTGGCCGGACCGCGCGCTCATCGCCTCGATCATGGTGCCTTGTGAGGAGAACGCCTGGAAGGCGATCCTGCCGCTGGTCGAGGAAACCGGCGCCGACGGCATCGAACTCAATTTCGGCTGTCCGCACGGCATGTCCGAGCGCGGCATGGGCTCTGCGGTCGGCCAGGTGCCGGAATATATCGAAATGGTCGTCCGCTGGTGCAAACAGTACACGCGCATGCCTGTGATCACTAAGCTGACGCCCAACATCACCGATATCCGCAAGCCTGCCCGCGCCGCCAAGGCCGGCGGCACCGACGCCGTGTCGCTGATCAACACGATCAACTCGATCACCGCGGTCAATCTCGACACCTTCTCGCCGGAGCCCTCGATCGATGGCCGCGGCAGCCATGGCGGTTACTGCGGCCCGGCAGTCAAGCCGATCGCTCTCAACATGGTTGCCGAGATCGCCCGCGATCCGGAGACATACGGCCTGCCGATCTCCGGTATCGGCGGCATCACCACCTGGCGCGATGCGGCCGAATTCCTGGCCCTCGGTGCCGGCAACGTGCAGGTCTGCACGGCCGCTATGACCTACGGATTCAAGATCGTTCAGGAGATGATCACGGGTCTCTCGGACTGGATGGATGCCAAGGGCCACCGCACGCTCGACGACATCACCGGCCGCGCCGTGCCGAACGTCACGGACTGGCAGTATCTGAACCTCAACTACGTCGCCAAGGCGAAGATCGATCAGGACGCCTGCATCAAATGCGGCCGCTGTCACATCGCCTGCGAGGACACCTCGCACCAGGCGATCACGCAGTTCGTCAACGGCGTGCGCCATTTCGAGGTGATCGAAGAGGAATGCGTCGGCTGCAACCTCTGCGTCAATGTCTGTCCGGTCGAGAACTGCATCACGATGGAACCGCTTGCCGCTGGCACGATCGACAAGCGCACCGGCAAACCGGTCGATCCGAACTACGCCAACTGGACGACCCATCCGAACAATCCGATGGCCCGCCAAGCCGCGGAGTAA
- a CDS encoding adenylate/guanylate cyclase domain-containing protein — MTIISANLRKKTHLISGTVLGIFILCHFFNHSLGLISLDAMEAGRRAFNLVWHSLPGTILLYGALLLHFLMALDSLYRRQTLRMPAGEALKIVFGLSLPFLLGAHVVAARVEPIFSGIDADYPGILRALWSSSINTTRQTVALLFVWSHACLGAWFWMRARSWFPRYEILLYTVALLVPIFALLGFVNGARSVGRDYAEHGGYGDKAYASQAQPRVDPALLENIRLALYGGFGGVIAGTFALRALPARGRIRVRYPDGRVAAVSLGFSVLEASRAAGIPHVSVCGGRGRCSTCRVRVIQGLEGQPKPEAAELATLTRIGAPENVRLACQFRPVHSVTVVPILDTDSLGIKTQLARQNGGGRERRVAVLFCDLRDFTRIAEHKLPYDTVFLLNRYFEMVGGAVEGSGGVVDKFIGDGALAIFGLKTSLDEACRQSLTAAVRLSQGIRTLNQTFEGELEQPLRLAIGLHAGPAIIGEMGYGQATSLTAVGDTINTASRLEGLAKEHDVELAVSAELVQRAGLSFEGKRRLEISLRGRQATLETWIIGNAEDIAEILPTAV; from the coding sequence TTGACGATCATTTCCGCCAACCTGCGCAAGAAGACGCACCTGATTTCCGGGACGGTGCTCGGCATATTCATTCTCTGCCACTTCTTCAATCATTCTCTCGGCTTGATCTCCCTCGATGCGATGGAAGCGGGGCGGCGGGCGTTCAATCTTGTCTGGCACAGCCTGCCCGGCACCATTCTGCTTTATGGCGCCCTGCTGCTGCACTTCCTGATGGCGCTCGATAGTCTCTACCGACGGCAGACGCTCAGGATGCCGGCCGGCGAGGCGCTGAAGATCGTCTTCGGGCTGAGCCTGCCGTTTCTGCTCGGCGCGCACGTGGTTGCCGCTCGAGTGGAGCCGATCTTCTCGGGGATCGATGCCGACTACCCGGGCATCCTGCGTGCGCTCTGGTCAAGCTCGATCAACACAACCAGGCAGACGGTGGCGCTGCTCTTCGTATGGAGCCACGCCTGCCTCGGCGCCTGGTTCTGGATGAGGGCTCGAAGCTGGTTCCCGCGTTACGAGATCCTGCTCTACACCGTCGCCCTGCTCGTCCCCATTTTCGCGCTGCTCGGTTTCGTCAACGGCGCCCGTTCTGTTGGGCGCGACTATGCCGAACATGGCGGCTACGGCGACAAGGCCTATGCGAGCCAGGCGCAACCGCGGGTCGATCCCGCCCTGCTCGAGAATATCAGGCTGGCGCTCTATGGCGGCTTCGGAGGCGTGATCGCCGGAACCTTCGCGCTGCGCGCCCTGCCCGCACGCGGCCGAATTCGCGTCCGTTATCCCGACGGCCGTGTCGCAGCCGTCAGCCTCGGCTTCAGTGTGCTTGAGGCGAGCCGCGCCGCCGGAATACCGCATGTTTCCGTCTGCGGCGGGCGCGGCCGTTGCTCGACATGCCGCGTGCGCGTGATCCAGGGCCTCGAAGGCCAGCCCAAACCGGAAGCGGCCGAACTCGCGACGCTGACCCGCATCGGCGCTCCCGAGAATGTCCGCCTGGCCTGCCAATTCCGACCCGTTCACAGCGTCACCGTCGTGCCGATCCTCGACACCGACAGCCTAGGCATCAAGACACAGCTCGCCCGGCAGAACGGCGGCGGGCGCGAGCGCCGCGTCGCGGTACTCTTCTGCGATCTGCGTGATTTTACCCGCATCGCGGAGCACAAGCTGCCCTATGACACGGTGTTCCTGTTGAACCGCTACTTCGAAATGGTCGGCGGAGCCGTGGAGGGATCCGGCGGCGTCGTCGACAAGTTCATCGGCGATGGGGCGCTCGCAATCTTCGGGCTGAAGACGTCTCTCGATGAAGCATGTCGTCAATCGCTCACGGCCGCCGTCCGGCTGTCCCAGGGCATCCGGACGCTCAACCAGACATTTGAAGGCGAACTCGAACAGCCGCTGAGGCTGGCAATCGGGTTGCATGCAGGACCGGCGATCATCGGCGAGATGGGCTACGGTCAGGCGACCTCGCTGACGGCCGTCGGCGATACGATCAACACGGCGAGCCGCCTTGAGGGCCTGGCGAAGGAGCATGACGTCGAGCTTGCCGTTTCCGCCGAGCTTGTCCAACGCGCCGGCCTGAGCTTCGAGGGCAAAAGGCGCCTGGAGATAAGCCTGCGCGGCCGGCAGGCGACGCTCGAAACCTGGATCATCGGCAATGCCGAGGACATTGCCGAAATCTTGCCGACCGCCGTCTAA